In Phycisphaerales bacterium, the sequence TCCCCACGCCTCCGCGACTTCCCGACCGCACTGCTCCCTGCCCACCTGAACGTGGGATCGGCGCTTGATGCGGGCATGTTCAACGACCGCTTCCGCGTGCAGTTGGCCGGGGCCCCCGCGACGACCATCACCTCGCACATCTCGAAGGATGGGCACTACTTCATCCACTTCGATCCATCGCAGTGCCGGAGCATGACCGTCCGTGAGGCGGCGCGCATTCAGACGTTCCCGGACAACTACTTCTTTGAAGGGCCCCGTACCGAGCAGTACCGCCAAGTCGGCAATGCCGTGCCGCCGTTGCTGGCGAGAGAGATCGCCGGCATCGTTTTCGAGGGGCTACGACGGCAGTGGAAGTGACGGTTGTGGCCGACAGAATCAGCAAACGCGATCGCAGCGACCTGATGAGCCGGATCCGCTCACAGGACACCGCACCGGAGCTGGTCGTTCGCTCCTGCGTCCATCGGCTTGGGTACCGGTTTCGCTTGCACGACCGAAGATTGCCCGGTTCTCCGGACTTGGTGCTTCCCCGACTGAGCAGTATCGTGTTTGTGCACGGTTGCTTCTGGCACCGCCACGCGGGCTGCAGACTGTCGTACCAGCCAAAGTCCCGAGTCCGCTTCTGGTCGGACAAGTTTGAGGCAAACGTCGCGAGAGATCGTCGAGTCGTCACAGCCCTCCGCCGGGCTGGCTGGCGAGTGCTGATTGTCTGGGAATGCCAAACGCGAGATGAGCAGCGGCTGACGGAACGCCTGGCCCGACTCCTTGGCAAGAGCGATTCAGCACGTCCCGATTGATTCGGCCTTTCGGCTCGAAGGTCGGCGCAGTCACGAAATGGCCCCTGGG encodes:
- the vsr gene encoding DNA mismatch endonuclease Vsr, with protein sequence MADRISKRDRSDLMSRIRSQDTAPELVVRSCVHRLGYRFRLHDRRLPGSPDLVLPRLSSIVFVHGCFWHRHAGCRLSYQPKSRVRFWSDKFEANVARDRRVVTALRRAGWRVLIVWECQTRDEQRLTERLARLLGKSDSARPD